The Sporomusaceae bacterium region GGGCGGCCACCGGCCGCCAGAAGATCATGGATAGCCGCCAGTATAGCTGATGTGGAGTAATATTATTTAGAAAAACGGAGGATGAAACGAATGAGAAAATTCAAAGTGACTGTCAATGGTGTTGCCTACAATGTCGAGGTGGCCGAAGAAGGCGTAGTCGTCGCCGCCGTTCCTGCTGCCGCCGCTGCTCCTGCTCCCGCAGCCGCTCCGGTCGCTGCCGCTCCGGCTGCTGCCCCGGTCGCCGCTCCCGCCCCCAAGGCTCCCGCCGCCGAAGTCGCCGCCGGCGACACCCCGATCAACGCCCCTATGC contains the following coding sequences:
- a CDS encoding biotin/lipoyl-containing protein, with product MRKFKVTVNGVAYNVEVAEEGVVVAAVPAAAAAPAPAAAPVAAAPAAAPVAAPAPKAPAAEVAAGDTPINAPMPGKVTKVIAKEGQKVKKGEVLMILEAMKMQNEIGSPVDGTVKSVNVAAGQNVKPGEVMAVLA